In Acidisarcina polymorpha, the DNA window ACGGCTCCGGGATTTTCTCTCAATGTGACCCAGGGTGTAACCGTTGCCGCCGGCGCGCCCAAGCATCTGGATATTGCTCTGATCATTGAGGTCGCCCAACAGAATGTGCAGGTAACTACCGACAACCCGACGGTCAGCACGGACGCTGGAAGCAATGCCAATGCCGTCGTTCTGAAGGACAAGGACCTCGATCAGCTCTCCGATGATCCGGATGAGCTTTCCTCCGAGCTGACGGCGCTGGCCGGCCCGTCCGCCGGTCCGAACGGAGGTCAGATTTACATCGATGGGTTTACTGCCGGGCAGTTACCGCCAAAGTCGGCGATCCGGGAGATCCGCATCAACCAGAATCCATTCTCTGCTGAATACGACAAGCTGGGCTATGGGCGGATCGAGATTCTGACCAAGCCCGGCACCGACAAACTTCACGGCCAGTTTTTCGTTCAGGGAACGACAAAGAGCTTCAACTCGCAGAATCCCTTCGCCCAGACGATTCCCGATTATCATACCGTCCAATATGACGGAAATGTCAGCAGCGCTCTGGGTAAGAAGGCGTCGTTCTTCTTCAACTTCGATCGCCGGAACATCCAGGACAATAACATCATCTCGGCGATTCTGAATGGCCCATCGTCGACGTGCGATCCGTCAACCGTCAACTACAGTACTTACGATCCGGTGACCTGCAGTCTGGCGCTGCCAAATCCTCGAACGCGCACGAATTTCAGTCCACGCTTCGACCTTCAGCTCGGCCCGAAAAACACGCTAACGGCGCGTTACCAATATTGGAATGACAACGAAGTCCAATCCGGCGCGGGACAACTGAATCTGCCGGCGACCGCCTCGAACGAGGACGAGACAGAGAGCACCGCCCAGATCAGCGATACCCAGGTGATTAGCGACAAGGTTGTGAATGAGACCCGTTTCCAATACATTCACGATCGCGACACCCTAAGCCCGGTCAGTGGAACGCCGTCTATCCAGGTCCAAGGGGCGTTTACAGGTGGCGGCGCGAGCCAGCAGTTCAGTCAGGACAACACCAACCGGTACGAAGTCCAGAATTATACGTCTCTTTCCGAGGGATCCCACTTTATCAAGTTTGGCGTAAGGCTTCGCATCGATCGTGACGCCAACAACGCCACCTCAAACTACAACGGCTATTACACCTTCAGCCAGGCGAACTGCCCGGCCACCGGCTGCCCTACTCCTGGTGAGCAGATCATCCCGGCTCTGCAGGTGTATCAGATCACTGAGAATCTGCTCGGACAGGGATTTACGCCCGCTCAGATCCAGGCTCTGGGGTATGGCCCGAAGCAGTTTACGGTCACTACCGGAACTCCCGCGGTGACGAGAATTCTGACCGACGCCGGCCTCTACGCTCAGGACGATTGGAAGATCAAGCCGAATTTGACCCTCAGTTATGGTCTTCGCTGGGAGTCTCAAAACCAGATCTCCAACCACTCCGATTTCGCGCCACGAGTGAGCTTCGCGTACGGCTTAGCTCGCGGCAAGCAGCCTGCTAAGACGGTAATTCGCGGCGGTTATGGCTTCTTCTATGATCGCTTTCAGATTGCTCAGGTCCTGCAAGCAGCGCGTCAGAATGGCATTAGCCAGACTCAGTACGTCGTGACAAACCCGGCCTTCTTTCCGAACTTCACTGCAGCCGATCTCGTCGGTGATAACGTTACTCCGACCATCTATCAGGTAGCTCCGAATCTGAAGGCTCCCTACACGGCGCAGACGGCTATTGGCGTAGACCAGCAAATTACCAAGTCCGCCACGGTGTCGGTGACTTACTTGAATTCTCGCGGCGTTCATGCGCTCGATACCCGCAATATCAATGCGCCGCTCTACGGCCCGAATACCGACAACTCCGGCCTGCGTCCCTTCGGCACGAATCAGAATGTCTATCAGTATGAATCCGCGGCGATCTTCAAGCAAAGCCAGCTGCTGGTCAATTTCAATCTTCGGGCCGGGTCGGCGCTGTCGCTCTTCGGCTTTTACGCTTTAGGCACCGTCCACAGCGATACCGGTGGAGTGACCACCTTTCCCTCGGAGCAGTACGACATCAGCGCCGATTATGGGAGGGCGTCGTTCGATGTGAGGCAACGGCTCTTTTTAGGTGGCAGCTACCAGACGCCGCGGTGGGGAATTCGTCTGAGTCCCTTTCTGATCGCCTTCTCCGGGCCGCCTTTTAACATCACCACCAGCCAGGACCTCAATGCGGATTCGATCTTCAACGATCGACCGTCATTTGCCCCTGCCGGCCAGACGGGCCCCAACATCGTCAACACTAAATACGGAAACTTTAATACCGCACCCGCTCCCGGCGATCCGCGTATCCCAGTCAACTCTGGTCAAGCTCCCGGACAGTTCAATTTGAACTTGCGGGTAAGCAAAACTTTTGGAATTGGTCCAAAAGTAGAGCACGCCGGGCCGGCTGGAGGCGCGCCGGCGGGCGGTGGCGGAGGCGGCGGGGGGCATGGCGGTCCAGGGTTTATTGGGTTTGGCGGCCACGGCGGTGGACCTCCGGGGCCGGGTGGGACTTCGAATCGTCGCTATAGCGTGACCTTGAATGCACAGGCGCGTAACCTGTTCAACAACGTGAACTATGCTGCGCCGATCGGCGTTGTCGGTCCCACTTTCGGCCGGTTTACCGGCCTAGGCGGCGCCTTCGGCGGAGTCTCGCAGTCCGCCAATCGCCGCATTGATCTTCAGGCCGTCTTTAACTTTTAGGCCGATCGAGATGAGGTATACGCTGCCGGTGCCCTCGCCTCAGTGGCGATCGGGCATCCGGCGAGCTCAGAGTATCTAGCTGCCGGTTTCCGTCCAGAGAAATGCCATCTCGTCGGCATAGTCCTCGACTAATTGGGTCTGTGAGACGCCAGCGCTATGACCGCCTTTCAAGCTGTAGTGGAGCAGGATCGGCCGGCCGCTCGAGCTCGAGGTTTGCATCAGCGGTGTCATCTTTCGCGCATTCATGGGATCGACCCGAGTATCTCCATCGCCAGTGAAGAACATGATGGCCGGATATTTGGTTCCTGCCACAACATGCTGATAGGGCGAATACTTGTAGATGTAAGAGAAGTCACCGGGATTTTCTGCCGAGCCATACTCGGTTGTCCAGGTCCGGCCCATCAGAAAACGCTGATATCGAAGCATATCGAGTAGCGGATAGCCGCACCAGATTGCGCCAAACAAGTCCGGCCGCTGGGTCATCGAAGCACCCATCAACAAGCCGCCGTTGGATCGGCCCCGAATGGCGAAATGCTCGGGCGAGGTATATTTCTCCCGGATCAGGTATTCCGCTGCGGCAAACCAATCGTCGAAGACATTTTGTTTCTTCTCGAACATCGCAGCCTTATGCCAGGCTTCGCCATACTCATTGCCGCCGCGAAGACTGGGCAGCGCAAACCATCCGCCCTGCTGAAGCCACCAGGCGTATTCGGAGTTCCAAACCGGCGTCTCGCTTGCGGCGAAGCCACCGTAGCCAGTCATCAGCAGGCGCTCGCTGCCATCCCGTTTCAGGCCTTTGCGCCCTGCGATGAACATCGGAACGCGGGTGCCATCCTTCGACGTATAGAAGATCTCCTTGACCTCGTATTCTTCTGAATGGAAAGGAACCTTGATTGCCGCAAAGACCTCGG includes these proteins:
- a CDS encoding TonB-dependent receptor encodes the protein MRLFAFPVYSIPVLMALPLSGLFLSGVIPSAGAQTTTAQTATPASTGALRGSVTDPSGAVIPQATITATSTSGQSFSATSDSGGAYVLHGLAPGTYTIKTTAPGFSLNVTQGVTVAAGAPKHLDIALIIEVAQQNVQVTTDNPTVSTDAGSNANAVVLKDKDLDQLSDDPDELSSELTALAGPSAGPNGGQIYIDGFTAGQLPPKSAIREIRINQNPFSAEYDKLGYGRIEILTKPGTDKLHGQFFVQGTTKSFNSQNPFAQTIPDYHTVQYDGNVSSALGKKASFFFNFDRRNIQDNNIISAILNGPSSTCDPSTVNYSTYDPVTCSLALPNPRTRTNFSPRFDLQLGPKNTLTARYQYWNDNEVQSGAGQLNLPATASNEDETESTAQISDTQVISDKVVNETRFQYIHDRDTLSPVSGTPSIQVQGAFTGGGASQQFSQDNTNRYEVQNYTSLSEGSHFIKFGVRLRIDRDANNATSNYNGYYTFSQANCPATGCPTPGEQIIPALQVYQITENLLGQGFTPAQIQALGYGPKQFTVTTGTPAVTRILTDAGLYAQDDWKIKPNLTLSYGLRWESQNQISNHSDFAPRVSFAYGLARGKQPAKTVIRGGYGFFYDRFQIAQVLQAARQNGISQTQYVVTNPAFFPNFTAADLVGDNVTPTIYQVAPNLKAPYTAQTAIGVDQQITKSATVSVTYLNSRGVHALDTRNINAPLYGPNTDNSGLRPFGTNQNVYQYESAAIFKQSQLLVNFNLRAGSALSLFGFYALGTVHSDTGGVTTFPSEQYDISADYGRASFDVRQRLFLGGSYQTPRWGIRLSPFLIAFSGPPFNITTSQDLNADSIFNDRPSFAPAGQTGPNIVNTKYGNFNTAPAPGDPRIPVNSGQAPGQFNLNLRVSKTFGIGPKVEHAGPAGGAPAGGGGGGGGHGGPGFIGFGGHGGGPPGPGGTSNRRYSVTLNAQARNLFNNVNYAAPIGVVGPTFGRFTGLGGAFGGVSQSANRRIDLQAVFNF